Proteins co-encoded in one Paracrocinitomix mangrovi genomic window:
- a CDS encoding mechanosensitive ion channel family protein, protein MNFWEKYYYGNTILDYAICLGIILGAIIVAKILYWVSSNIIKKLTAKTKTNLDDIIVDKVEEPVMFGLVIGASWWAINRLNFVKSKLTIDRYTEIYTSNYGVPPSEEHLEQVTQIDKTVEAVGGIAQPFIEYPYWENFVHHLFGFLVVVNVTWLIVRLLDALIEEYVVPLAEKTKSDLDDQLLPLFRKGMKVIIWALGIIIGLNNAGYDVGAIIAGLGIGGLAFALAAQDTVKNFFGGIMIFADKPFQIGDRIVIGGIEGVVEEIGIRSTRIKTLAGRQVTVPNSKFSDDAVENVDREPNRKVILNLGLTYDMNADQMQRGIDILKEIAAENKENLEEDISVGFNAFGDFSLGIIFIYYIKKGADILQTQTDINMMILKRFADEGLDMAFPTQTIYHQQIK, encoded by the coding sequence ATGAACTTTTGGGAAAAATACTATTACGGAAATACTATTCTTGATTATGCTATTTGTCTTGGAATTATTCTAGGAGCAATAATCGTAGCCAAGATCCTTTATTGGGTATCTAGTAACATCATTAAAAAGCTTACTGCTAAAACAAAAACCAACCTGGATGACATTATTGTTGATAAGGTAGAAGAGCCGGTAATGTTTGGTTTGGTGATTGGTGCTTCTTGGTGGGCTATTAATCGTTTAAATTTTGTAAAAAGCAAATTAACAATTGATAGATACACCGAAATTTACACTTCAAACTATGGAGTTCCTCCTAGTGAAGAACACCTAGAACAAGTAACTCAAATTGACAAAACTGTTGAAGCAGTTGGAGGCATTGCACAACCTTTTATTGAATACCCATATTGGGAAAACTTTGTTCATCACTTATTCGGATTTTTGGTTGTAGTAAACGTGACGTGGTTAATTGTACGTTTACTTGATGCTTTAATTGAAGAGTACGTAGTGCCGTTGGCTGAAAAAACTAAATCTGATTTGGATGACCAGTTATTGCCATTGTTCCGCAAAGGAATGAAAGTGATTATCTGGGCCTTGGGTATTATTATCGGCTTGAACAATGCCGGATATGATGTTGGGGCAATTATTGCAGGTTTAGGAATTGGAGGTTTGGCTTTTGCTTTAGCTGCGCAAGACACTGTGAAAAACTTCTTTGGAGGTATCATGATTTTTGCGGATAAACCATTTCAAATTGGTGATAGAATTGTGATTGGAGGAATTGAAGGTGTGGTAGAAGAAATAGGAATTAGATCTACCAGAATCAAAACCTTGGCAGGGAGACAGGTAACAGTACCTAACTCTAAATTCTCAGATGACGCAGTAGAAAATGTTGATCGTGAACCAAACAGAAAAGTAATCTTAAACTTAGGTTTAACTTATGATATGAATGCTGATCAAATGCAAAGAGGAATTGATATCCTTAAAGAGATTGCAGCTGAGAATAAAGAAAATCTGGAAGAAGATATTTCAGTTGGATTTAATGCATTTGGAGATTTCTCATTGGGAATCATCTTTATTTATTACATCAAAAAGGGAGCGGATATTTTGCAAACACAAACTGATATCAATATGATGATATTAAAAAGGTTTGCTGATGAAGGATTAGATATGGCCTTCCCAACTCAAACAATTTATCATCAACAGATAAAGTAA